Proteins encoded together in one Anguilla anguilla isolate fAngAng1 chromosome 9, fAngAng1.pri, whole genome shotgun sequence window:
- the LOC118236398 gene encoding diacylglycerol kinase delta-like isoform X1, whose product MAAKLNPNVLYVREPRESRPGHDTDRLAPAEAADESSDSDGEQEETSHKLIRKVSTSGQIRAKRSVKEGLLLKQTSSFQRWKRRYFKLRGRTLYYAKDSKSLIFDEVDLSDASMAETSTKNINNSFTVITPFRKLMLCAESRKEMEDWISALKSVQKWESYEFNMEHFSGMHNWYACSHARPTFCNVCREALPGVTSHGLSCEVCKFKAHKRCAVRSTNNCKWTTLASIGNDIIEDEEGVSMPHQWMEGNLPVSAKCRVCDRNCGSVRRLQDWRCLWCRVIVHNSCKEHMGKRCPLGQFKVSIIAPPALNSIDSDGFWKAANPPCSSPLLVLVNSKSGDNQGVKFLRKFKQLLNPAQVFDLMNGGPQQGLRLFQKFAMFRILVCGGDGSVGWVLSELDKLGLHKQCQLGVLPLGTGNDLARVLGWGGLCDDDAQILQILEKLERATTKMLDRWSVMTYEVPTKHSLPVVKVDDTGDGSLQIQMALYADSVASHLTKILDSDKHSDVISSAKYLCGTVNDFVSEVGRTYERSTENREEAAIMSKKCATLNEKLDSLVKALGEESDAKLVPAGTQPPREGGQPEPPSIPRAFKSKEQLMLRANSLKKAVRQIIEQAEKVVDEQNRHTQVYHMASTSSMKMENNEDLKEADTGHGTTSSSTSTIVLQKSESFGSVLLSDDSVLCTEKCVMNNYFGIGLDAKISLEFNNKRDVHPKKCSSRTKNMMWYGVLGTKELVQKTYKNLEQRVHLECDGVPMCLPSLQGLAVLNIPSYAGGINFWGGTKEDNNFGAPSFDDKKLEVVAVFGSMQMAMSRVINLQHHRIAQCRQVKITILGEEGVPVQVDGEAWIQPPGIVKIVHKNRAQMLTRDRAFESTLKSWEDKRKCDSYRSSRPRLNSQQSMEYLTEEEGVQVKQLGQAADALIARIREAAKTHKVMEQELAHAVNASALILSEAFSSKPTSPEYLSRTAVVDIVNSTKVLQQETRILLDGKLLQLEPPQEEALLSALNSLSAELQRLGEIHWICPIIHCSEEEELSKGNRKSSIKMKIMQKSKKEREKLHKQKSNSSLSSLSGPAEKWAKEEVAAWLDALGLGEYTEIFVRHDIQGSELVLLQRQDLKDLGISKVGHLKRIQQAIKELSSEP is encoded by the exons agaagTGTGAAGGAGGGACTCCTGCTCAAACAGACCAGCTCCTTCCAAAGATGGAAGAGGAGGTACTTCAAGCTTCGAGGACGGACTTTGTACTACGCCAAAGACTCCAAG TCTCTAATATTTGACGAGGTAGACCTCTCAGATGCCAGCATGGCGGAAACCAGCACCAAGAACATCAACAACAGCTTCACG gtcaTCACCCCTTTCAGGAAGTTGATGTTGTGTGCTGAGAGCAGGAAGGAGATGGAAGACTGGATCAGCGCTCTGAAGTCTGTGCAGAAGTGGGAGAGTTACGAG TTCAACATGGAGCACTTCTCTGGGATGCACAACTGGTACGCCTGCTCTCACGCCCGCCCCACCTTCTGCAACGTGTGCCGAGAGGCTCTGCCGGGGGTCACCTCTCACGGCCTGTCTTGTGAAG TCTGCAAGTTCAAGGCCCACAAGCGCTGTGCCGTGCGGTCTACCAACAACTGCAAGTGGACCACGCTGGCATCAATCGGGAACGACATAAtcgaggatgaggagggg GTTTCCATGCCGCACCAGTGGATGGAGGGAAACCTTCCCGTGAGCGCCAAGTGCAGGGTGTGCGACCGCAACTGCGGCAGCGTGAGGCGGCTCCAGGACTGGCGGTGTCTCTGGTGCAGGGTCATT gTACACAACAGCTGTAAGGAACACATGGGGAAGCGCTGTCCCTTAGGCCAGTTCAAGGTCTCCATAATCGCTCCCCCTGCACTCAACAGCATTGACTCTGATG GGTTCTGGAAAGCTGCTAACCCGCCCTGCTCCAGCCCACTGCTGGTTCTGGTCAATTCCAAGAGTGGGGATAACCAAGGGGTCAAGTTCCTGCGCAAGTTCAAGCAGCTGCTGAATCCGGCCCAGGTGTTCGACCTGATGAATGGCGGTCCGCAGCAGGG GCTGCGTCTCTTCCAGAAGTTTGCGATGTTCCGGATTCTGGTGTGTGGTGGGGATGGCAGTGTCGGCTGGGTGCTGTCAGAGCTGGACAAACTTGGGCTGCACAAACAG TGCCAGTTGGGTGTTCTTCCTCTGGGCACTGGGAATGACCTGGCGCGGGTACTGGGCTGGGGAGGGCTCTGTGACGATGATGCCCAGATACTGCAGATCCTGGAGAAACTGGAGAGAGCCACCACTAAGATGCTGGACAG gtGGAGCGTGATGACATACGAAGTTCCCACAAAACACTCCCTTCCAGTGGTGAAGGTGGATGACACAGGGGATGGCAGTCTCCAG ATACAGATGGCCCTGTATGCTGATTCTGTGGCCTCCCATCTGACCAAGATTCTGGACTCAGACAAGCATAGTGATGTCATCTCCTCAGCTAA GTATTTGTGTGGGACAGTGAATGACTTTGTGTCAGAGGTGGGGAGGACATACGAGAGATCAACGGAGAACAGGGAGGAGGCTGCAATCATGTCTAAGAAG TGCGCTACGCTGAACGAGAAGCTGGACTCTCTGGTGAAGGCTCTGGGCGAGGAGTCCGATGCTAAGCTGGTGCCCGCGGGCACCCAGCCACCGCGCGAGGGGGGCCAGCCCGAGCCTCCCAGCATCCCGCGGGCCTTTAAGTCCAAAGAGCAGCTGATGCTGAGGGCCAACAGCCTGAAGAAGGCCGTGAGGCAGATCATAGAGCAGGCCGAGAAAG TGGTGGATGAACAGAACAGGCACACTCAAGTGTACCACATGGCCTCCACCTCCTCAATGAAGATGGAGAACAATGAGGACCTGAAGGAGGCAGACACAG GACATGGAACCACaagctcctccacctccaccattGTCCTGCAGAAATCAGAAAGCTTcggctctgtgctgctctctgatGACTCTGT ACTGTGCACTGAAAAGTGTGTTATGAACAATTACTTTGGGATTGGACTGGATGCAAAGATCTCCCTGGAGTTCAACAACAAGAGAGATGTGCACCCCAAGAAGTGCAG CAGTCGCACCAAGAACATGATGTGGTACGGGGTGCTGGGGACCAAAGAGCTGGTGCAGAAGACGTATAAGAACCTGGAGCAGCGGGTGCACCTGGAG TGTGACGGCGTGCCCATGTGTCTGCCAAGCCTGCAGGGTTTGGCCGTTCTCAACATCCCCAGCTATGCAGGGGGCATCAACTTCTGGGGCGGGACCAAGGAGGACAAC AATTTCGGGGCTCCCTCCTTCGATGACAAAAAGCTGGAGGTGGTGGCGGTCTTCGGCAGCATGCAGATGGCGATGTCCCGCGTCATCAATCTGCAGCACCATCGAATCGCCCAG TGCCGGCAGGTGAAAATCACCAtcctgggggaggagggcgtACCCGTGCAGGTGGACGGCGAGGCCTGGATCCAGCCACCCGGAATCGTCAAGATCGTCCACAAGAACCGGGCCCAGATGCTCACCAGAGACCGG GCCTTCGAGAGCACGCTGAAGTCGTGGGAAGACAAGAGGAAGTGCGACAGCTACCGCTCCTCCCGTCCGCGCCTCAACTCCCAGCAGTCCATGGAGTACCtgacggaggaggagggcgtCCAGGTGAAGCAGCTGGGGCAGGCGGCCGACGCACTGATCGCCAG AATCAGGGAAGCAGCAAAGACCCACAAGGTAATGGAGCAGGAGCTGGCCCATGCGGTCAACGCCAGCGCACTGATCCTGAGCGAGGCCTTCTCCAGCAAACCTACCAGTCCTGAG TATCTGAGTCGGACTGCTGTTGTGGACATTGTCAATAGCACCAAGGTTCTACAGCAGGAGACCAGAATACTTTTAGATGGGAAGCTTCTG CAGCTGGAGCCCCCCCAGGAGGAGgcgctgctctctgctctgaaTAGCCTGAGCGCCGAGCTGCAGAGGCTGGGAGAAATCCACTGGATCTGCCCCATCATACACTGCTCCGAAGAGGAG GAGCTTTCCAAGGGCAACCGTAAGAGCAGCATAAAGATGAAGATCATGCAGAAAAGCAAGAAGGAGCGAGAGAAGCTGCACAAGCAGAAATCCAACAGTTCCTTGTCCTCTCTGTCGG GACCAG CGGAGAAGTGGGCCAAGGAGGAGGTAGCGGCGTGGCTGGACGCGCTGGGGTTAGGGGAGTACACAGAGATATTTGTCCGCCATGACATCCAGGGCTCGGAGCTGGTACTGCTTCAGAGGCAGGACCTGAAG GACCTTGGGATTTCAAAGGTGGGGCATCTGAAGCGAATTCAACAGGCCATTAAGGAACTGAGCTCAGAGCCCTAA
- the LOC118236398 gene encoding diacylglycerol kinase delta-like isoform X2 — MAAKLNPNVLYVREPRESRPGHDTDRLAPAEAADESSDSDGEQEETSHKLIRKVSTSGQIRAKRSVKEGLLLKQTSSFQRWKRRYFKLRGRTLYYAKDSKSLIFDEVDLSDASMAETSTKNINNSFTVITPFRKLMLCAESRKEMEDWISALKSVQKWESYEFNMEHFSGMHNWYACSHARPTFCNVCREALPGVTSHGLSCEVCKFKAHKRCAVRSTNNCKWTTLASIGNDIIEDEEGVSMPHQWMEGNLPVSAKCRVCDRNCGSVRRLQDWRCLWCRVIVHNSCKEHMGKRCPLGQFKVSIIAPPALNSIDSDGFWKAANPPCSSPLLVLVNSKSGDNQGVKFLRKFKQLLNPAQVFDLMNGGPQQGLRLFQKFAMFRILVCGGDGSVGWVLSELDKLGLHKQCQLGVLPLGTGNDLARVLGWGGLCDDDAQILQILEKLERATTKMLDRWSVMTYEVPTKHSLPVVKVDDTGDGSLQIQMALYADSVASHLTKILDSDKHSDVISSAKYLCGTVNDFVSEVGRTYERSTENREEAAIMSKKCATLNEKLDSLVKALGEESDAKLVPAGTQPPREGGQPEPPSIPRAFKSKEQLMLRANSLKKAVRQIIEQAEKVVDEQNRHTQVYHMASTSSMKMENNEDLKEADTGHGTTSSSTSTIVLQKSESFGSVLLSDDSVLCTEKCVMNNYFGIGLDAKISLEFNNKRDVHPKKCSSRTKNMMWYGVLGTKELVQKTYKNLEQRVHLECDGVPMCLPSLQGLAVLNIPSYAGGINFWGGTKEDNNFGAPSFDDKKLEVVAVFGSMQMAMSRVINLQHHRIAQCRQVKITILGEEGVPVQVDGEAWIQPPGIVKIVHKNRAQMLTRDRAFESTLKSWEDKRKCDSYRSSRPRLNSQQSMEYLTEEEGVQVKQLGQAADALIARIREAAKTHKVMEQELAHAVNASALILSEAFSSKPTSPEYLSRTAVVDIVNSTKVLQQETRILLDGKLLQLEPPQEEALLSALNSLSAELQRLGEIHWICPIIHCSEEEELSKGNRKSSIKMKIMQKSKKEREKLHKQKSNSSLSSLSAEKWAKEEVAAWLDALGLGEYTEIFVRHDIQGSELVLLQRQDLKDLGISKVGHLKRIQQAIKELSSEP, encoded by the exons agaagTGTGAAGGAGGGACTCCTGCTCAAACAGACCAGCTCCTTCCAAAGATGGAAGAGGAGGTACTTCAAGCTTCGAGGACGGACTTTGTACTACGCCAAAGACTCCAAG TCTCTAATATTTGACGAGGTAGACCTCTCAGATGCCAGCATGGCGGAAACCAGCACCAAGAACATCAACAACAGCTTCACG gtcaTCACCCCTTTCAGGAAGTTGATGTTGTGTGCTGAGAGCAGGAAGGAGATGGAAGACTGGATCAGCGCTCTGAAGTCTGTGCAGAAGTGGGAGAGTTACGAG TTCAACATGGAGCACTTCTCTGGGATGCACAACTGGTACGCCTGCTCTCACGCCCGCCCCACCTTCTGCAACGTGTGCCGAGAGGCTCTGCCGGGGGTCACCTCTCACGGCCTGTCTTGTGAAG TCTGCAAGTTCAAGGCCCACAAGCGCTGTGCCGTGCGGTCTACCAACAACTGCAAGTGGACCACGCTGGCATCAATCGGGAACGACATAAtcgaggatgaggagggg GTTTCCATGCCGCACCAGTGGATGGAGGGAAACCTTCCCGTGAGCGCCAAGTGCAGGGTGTGCGACCGCAACTGCGGCAGCGTGAGGCGGCTCCAGGACTGGCGGTGTCTCTGGTGCAGGGTCATT gTACACAACAGCTGTAAGGAACACATGGGGAAGCGCTGTCCCTTAGGCCAGTTCAAGGTCTCCATAATCGCTCCCCCTGCACTCAACAGCATTGACTCTGATG GGTTCTGGAAAGCTGCTAACCCGCCCTGCTCCAGCCCACTGCTGGTTCTGGTCAATTCCAAGAGTGGGGATAACCAAGGGGTCAAGTTCCTGCGCAAGTTCAAGCAGCTGCTGAATCCGGCCCAGGTGTTCGACCTGATGAATGGCGGTCCGCAGCAGGG GCTGCGTCTCTTCCAGAAGTTTGCGATGTTCCGGATTCTGGTGTGTGGTGGGGATGGCAGTGTCGGCTGGGTGCTGTCAGAGCTGGACAAACTTGGGCTGCACAAACAG TGCCAGTTGGGTGTTCTTCCTCTGGGCACTGGGAATGACCTGGCGCGGGTACTGGGCTGGGGAGGGCTCTGTGACGATGATGCCCAGATACTGCAGATCCTGGAGAAACTGGAGAGAGCCACCACTAAGATGCTGGACAG gtGGAGCGTGATGACATACGAAGTTCCCACAAAACACTCCCTTCCAGTGGTGAAGGTGGATGACACAGGGGATGGCAGTCTCCAG ATACAGATGGCCCTGTATGCTGATTCTGTGGCCTCCCATCTGACCAAGATTCTGGACTCAGACAAGCATAGTGATGTCATCTCCTCAGCTAA GTATTTGTGTGGGACAGTGAATGACTTTGTGTCAGAGGTGGGGAGGACATACGAGAGATCAACGGAGAACAGGGAGGAGGCTGCAATCATGTCTAAGAAG TGCGCTACGCTGAACGAGAAGCTGGACTCTCTGGTGAAGGCTCTGGGCGAGGAGTCCGATGCTAAGCTGGTGCCCGCGGGCACCCAGCCACCGCGCGAGGGGGGCCAGCCCGAGCCTCCCAGCATCCCGCGGGCCTTTAAGTCCAAAGAGCAGCTGATGCTGAGGGCCAACAGCCTGAAGAAGGCCGTGAGGCAGATCATAGAGCAGGCCGAGAAAG TGGTGGATGAACAGAACAGGCACACTCAAGTGTACCACATGGCCTCCACCTCCTCAATGAAGATGGAGAACAATGAGGACCTGAAGGAGGCAGACACAG GACATGGAACCACaagctcctccacctccaccattGTCCTGCAGAAATCAGAAAGCTTcggctctgtgctgctctctgatGACTCTGT ACTGTGCACTGAAAAGTGTGTTATGAACAATTACTTTGGGATTGGACTGGATGCAAAGATCTCCCTGGAGTTCAACAACAAGAGAGATGTGCACCCCAAGAAGTGCAG CAGTCGCACCAAGAACATGATGTGGTACGGGGTGCTGGGGACCAAAGAGCTGGTGCAGAAGACGTATAAGAACCTGGAGCAGCGGGTGCACCTGGAG TGTGACGGCGTGCCCATGTGTCTGCCAAGCCTGCAGGGTTTGGCCGTTCTCAACATCCCCAGCTATGCAGGGGGCATCAACTTCTGGGGCGGGACCAAGGAGGACAAC AATTTCGGGGCTCCCTCCTTCGATGACAAAAAGCTGGAGGTGGTGGCGGTCTTCGGCAGCATGCAGATGGCGATGTCCCGCGTCATCAATCTGCAGCACCATCGAATCGCCCAG TGCCGGCAGGTGAAAATCACCAtcctgggggaggagggcgtACCCGTGCAGGTGGACGGCGAGGCCTGGATCCAGCCACCCGGAATCGTCAAGATCGTCCACAAGAACCGGGCCCAGATGCTCACCAGAGACCGG GCCTTCGAGAGCACGCTGAAGTCGTGGGAAGACAAGAGGAAGTGCGACAGCTACCGCTCCTCCCGTCCGCGCCTCAACTCCCAGCAGTCCATGGAGTACCtgacggaggaggagggcgtCCAGGTGAAGCAGCTGGGGCAGGCGGCCGACGCACTGATCGCCAG AATCAGGGAAGCAGCAAAGACCCACAAGGTAATGGAGCAGGAGCTGGCCCATGCGGTCAACGCCAGCGCACTGATCCTGAGCGAGGCCTTCTCCAGCAAACCTACCAGTCCTGAG TATCTGAGTCGGACTGCTGTTGTGGACATTGTCAATAGCACCAAGGTTCTACAGCAGGAGACCAGAATACTTTTAGATGGGAAGCTTCTG CAGCTGGAGCCCCCCCAGGAGGAGgcgctgctctctgctctgaaTAGCCTGAGCGCCGAGCTGCAGAGGCTGGGAGAAATCCACTGGATCTGCCCCATCATACACTGCTCCGAAGAGGAG GAGCTTTCCAAGGGCAACCGTAAGAGCAGCATAAAGATGAAGATCATGCAGAAAAGCAAGAAGGAGCGAGAGAAGCTGCACAAGCAGAAATCCAACAGTTCCTTGTCCTCTCTGTCGG CGGAGAAGTGGGCCAAGGAGGAGGTAGCGGCGTGGCTGGACGCGCTGGGGTTAGGGGAGTACACAGAGATATTTGTCCGCCATGACATCCAGGGCTCGGAGCTGGTACTGCTTCAGAGGCAGGACCTGAAG GACCTTGGGATTTCAAAGGTGGGGCATCTGAAGCGAATTCAACAGGCCATTAAGGAACTGAGCTCAGAGCCCTAA
- the LOC118236398 gene encoding diacylglycerol kinase delta-like isoform X3 has protein sequence MAAKLNPNVLYVREPRESRPGHDTDRLAPAEAADESSDSDGEQEETSHKLIRKVSTSGQIRAKRSVKEGLLLKQTSSFQRWKRRYFKLRGRTLYYAKDSKSLIFDEVDLSDASMAETSTKNINNSFTVITPFRKLMLCAESRKEMEDWISALKSVQKWESYEFNMEHFSGMHNWYACSHARPTFCNVCREALPGVTSHGLSCEVCKFKAHKRCAVRSTNNCKWTTLASIGNDIIEDEEGVSMPHQWMEGNLPVSAKCRVCDRNCGSVRRLQDWRCLWCRVIVHNSCKEHMGKRCPLGQFKVSIIAPPALNSIDSDGFWKAANPPCSSPLLVLVNSKSGDNQGVKFLRKFKQLLNPAQVFDLMNGGPQQGLRLFQKFAMFRILVCGGDGSVGWVLSELDKLGLHKQCQLGVLPLGTGNDLARVLGWGGLCDDDAQILQILEKLERATTKMLDRWSVMTYEVPTKHSLPVVKVDDTGDGSLQIQMALYADSVASHLTKILDSDKHSDVISSAKYLCGTVNDFVSEVGRTYERSTENREEAAIMSKKCATLNEKLDSLVKALGEESDAKLVPAGTQPPREGGQPEPPSIPRAFKSKEQLMLRANSLKKAVRQIIEQAEKVVDEQNRHTQVYHMASTSSMKMENNEDLKEADTGHGTTSSSTSTIVLQKSESFGSVLLSDDSVLCTEKCVMNNYFGIGLDAKISLEFNNKRDVHPKKCSSRTKNMMWYGVLGTKELVQKTYKNLEQRVHLECDGVPMCLPSLQGLAVLNIPSYAGGINFWGGTKEDNNFGAPSFDDKKLEVVAVFGSMQMAMSRVINLQHHRIAQCRQVKITILGEEGVPVQVDGEAWIQPPGIVKIVHKNRAQMLTRDRAFESTLKSWEDKRKCDSYRSSRPRLNSQQSMEYLTEEEGVQVKQLGQAADALIARIREAAKTHKVMEQELAHAVNASALILSEAFSSKPTSPEYLSRTAVVDIVNSTKVLQQETRILLDGKLLQLEPPQEEALLSALNSLSAELQRLGEIHWICPIIHCSEEEELSKGNRKSSIKMKIMQKSKKEREKLHKQKSNSSLSSLSGPGPWDFKGGASEANSTGH, from the exons agaagTGTGAAGGAGGGACTCCTGCTCAAACAGACCAGCTCCTTCCAAAGATGGAAGAGGAGGTACTTCAAGCTTCGAGGACGGACTTTGTACTACGCCAAAGACTCCAAG TCTCTAATATTTGACGAGGTAGACCTCTCAGATGCCAGCATGGCGGAAACCAGCACCAAGAACATCAACAACAGCTTCACG gtcaTCACCCCTTTCAGGAAGTTGATGTTGTGTGCTGAGAGCAGGAAGGAGATGGAAGACTGGATCAGCGCTCTGAAGTCTGTGCAGAAGTGGGAGAGTTACGAG TTCAACATGGAGCACTTCTCTGGGATGCACAACTGGTACGCCTGCTCTCACGCCCGCCCCACCTTCTGCAACGTGTGCCGAGAGGCTCTGCCGGGGGTCACCTCTCACGGCCTGTCTTGTGAAG TCTGCAAGTTCAAGGCCCACAAGCGCTGTGCCGTGCGGTCTACCAACAACTGCAAGTGGACCACGCTGGCATCAATCGGGAACGACATAAtcgaggatgaggagggg GTTTCCATGCCGCACCAGTGGATGGAGGGAAACCTTCCCGTGAGCGCCAAGTGCAGGGTGTGCGACCGCAACTGCGGCAGCGTGAGGCGGCTCCAGGACTGGCGGTGTCTCTGGTGCAGGGTCATT gTACACAACAGCTGTAAGGAACACATGGGGAAGCGCTGTCCCTTAGGCCAGTTCAAGGTCTCCATAATCGCTCCCCCTGCACTCAACAGCATTGACTCTGATG GGTTCTGGAAAGCTGCTAACCCGCCCTGCTCCAGCCCACTGCTGGTTCTGGTCAATTCCAAGAGTGGGGATAACCAAGGGGTCAAGTTCCTGCGCAAGTTCAAGCAGCTGCTGAATCCGGCCCAGGTGTTCGACCTGATGAATGGCGGTCCGCAGCAGGG GCTGCGTCTCTTCCAGAAGTTTGCGATGTTCCGGATTCTGGTGTGTGGTGGGGATGGCAGTGTCGGCTGGGTGCTGTCAGAGCTGGACAAACTTGGGCTGCACAAACAG TGCCAGTTGGGTGTTCTTCCTCTGGGCACTGGGAATGACCTGGCGCGGGTACTGGGCTGGGGAGGGCTCTGTGACGATGATGCCCAGATACTGCAGATCCTGGAGAAACTGGAGAGAGCCACCACTAAGATGCTGGACAG gtGGAGCGTGATGACATACGAAGTTCCCACAAAACACTCCCTTCCAGTGGTGAAGGTGGATGACACAGGGGATGGCAGTCTCCAG ATACAGATGGCCCTGTATGCTGATTCTGTGGCCTCCCATCTGACCAAGATTCTGGACTCAGACAAGCATAGTGATGTCATCTCCTCAGCTAA GTATTTGTGTGGGACAGTGAATGACTTTGTGTCAGAGGTGGGGAGGACATACGAGAGATCAACGGAGAACAGGGAGGAGGCTGCAATCATGTCTAAGAAG TGCGCTACGCTGAACGAGAAGCTGGACTCTCTGGTGAAGGCTCTGGGCGAGGAGTCCGATGCTAAGCTGGTGCCCGCGGGCACCCAGCCACCGCGCGAGGGGGGCCAGCCCGAGCCTCCCAGCATCCCGCGGGCCTTTAAGTCCAAAGAGCAGCTGATGCTGAGGGCCAACAGCCTGAAGAAGGCCGTGAGGCAGATCATAGAGCAGGCCGAGAAAG TGGTGGATGAACAGAACAGGCACACTCAAGTGTACCACATGGCCTCCACCTCCTCAATGAAGATGGAGAACAATGAGGACCTGAAGGAGGCAGACACAG GACATGGAACCACaagctcctccacctccaccattGTCCTGCAGAAATCAGAAAGCTTcggctctgtgctgctctctgatGACTCTGT ACTGTGCACTGAAAAGTGTGTTATGAACAATTACTTTGGGATTGGACTGGATGCAAAGATCTCCCTGGAGTTCAACAACAAGAGAGATGTGCACCCCAAGAAGTGCAG CAGTCGCACCAAGAACATGATGTGGTACGGGGTGCTGGGGACCAAAGAGCTGGTGCAGAAGACGTATAAGAACCTGGAGCAGCGGGTGCACCTGGAG TGTGACGGCGTGCCCATGTGTCTGCCAAGCCTGCAGGGTTTGGCCGTTCTCAACATCCCCAGCTATGCAGGGGGCATCAACTTCTGGGGCGGGACCAAGGAGGACAAC AATTTCGGGGCTCCCTCCTTCGATGACAAAAAGCTGGAGGTGGTGGCGGTCTTCGGCAGCATGCAGATGGCGATGTCCCGCGTCATCAATCTGCAGCACCATCGAATCGCCCAG TGCCGGCAGGTGAAAATCACCAtcctgggggaggagggcgtACCCGTGCAGGTGGACGGCGAGGCCTGGATCCAGCCACCCGGAATCGTCAAGATCGTCCACAAGAACCGGGCCCAGATGCTCACCAGAGACCGG GCCTTCGAGAGCACGCTGAAGTCGTGGGAAGACAAGAGGAAGTGCGACAGCTACCGCTCCTCCCGTCCGCGCCTCAACTCCCAGCAGTCCATGGAGTACCtgacggaggaggagggcgtCCAGGTGAAGCAGCTGGGGCAGGCGGCCGACGCACTGATCGCCAG AATCAGGGAAGCAGCAAAGACCCACAAGGTAATGGAGCAGGAGCTGGCCCATGCGGTCAACGCCAGCGCACTGATCCTGAGCGAGGCCTTCTCCAGCAAACCTACCAGTCCTGAG TATCTGAGTCGGACTGCTGTTGTGGACATTGTCAATAGCACCAAGGTTCTACAGCAGGAGACCAGAATACTTTTAGATGGGAAGCTTCTG CAGCTGGAGCCCCCCCAGGAGGAGgcgctgctctctgctctgaaTAGCCTGAGCGCCGAGCTGCAGAGGCTGGGAGAAATCCACTGGATCTGCCCCATCATACACTGCTCCGAAGAGGAG GAGCTTTCCAAGGGCAACCGTAAGAGCAGCATAAAGATGAAGATCATGCAGAAAAGCAAGAAGGAGCGAGAGAAGCTGCACAAGCAGAAATCCAACAGTTCCTTGTCCTCTCTGTCGG GACCAG GACCTTGGGATTTCAAAGGTGGGGCATCTGAAGCGAATTCAACAGGCCATTAA